A genomic segment from Juglans regia cultivar Chandler chromosome 14, Walnut 2.0, whole genome shotgun sequence encodes:
- the LOC108990308 gene encoding uncharacterized protein LOC108990308, which yields MSHAKTRTFAELVSQVPQALPEVSIPFRPPKCVEGEFFVQFTKEELDRSAVPFRFSMVLKFLRQRPSLDRIRGFIHSRWGLTNQPVVSAMRKARNVFVRFSDEDDFLKSLSCESCDIEGVAYRPFQWSTDFTEDDEPSLVPVWIMLPGLPPNLYQEAFLRNIVAPIGIFLRRDNATRCATRTDGARVCVLMNIDHELIHSIWIGTPRHPTSIFQEIEYETLPAFCSVCKVQGHNVKTCKANKKEGKSSKSLQVIKSRKVWVPKDKEDDAKTTGHSEKTTESPVLALEDVEIEVPVLDGGKDAGKSKLGSESVIEEMEAPEQRLICGETSGTLQVEELVFLPIITQELSAGVGGHLQPSREEFIEPIPVVDVAVQIDDAVVGGQLESRRVEVIETSLVAEDAVQLEPRIDVVSSGNILVAEGEVQIDTVDLQMDSKSEDEEPFRDDSQLNYWKTFLEFDECLSNANQDGKLWCFLKAGLKVEFPHVIIGDFNVICNDNERRGGNPRMLIAMEDFCSFIDDGRFVEMPFSSNGFSWCNGRLGMARSWARLDRALRNSKFKDLYPSGRIQYLPRRTSDHSPMVEVNGTGLWKLAAKLKRLKLVLKSWNKEVFGWTGKHIKELEAKVEEGELRLQECYSEDVEADVLANKVELDVWLQREESRIAQQVKQKWVSQGEVSTAFFKALQNNKHNMVVEMKLSDGRVLNSPEDIHEAACVYFEDFLKAKATSSVPDLVGLISEEVSEEENQFFGSIPSVGEVKDALFSIPVDSSPGPDGFGSGFFQHCWSLVYQDLLEAVSDFFGGAVLPRSSVSEIVEVLRIYAEWSGQQFTEGVFPVKYLGVPIVSSRLKLIHFQDVIQKIRKKIEDFDADDAEVQVVSTPSEKKSLVDSPVVEEFPDVFVDELPELPPVREMEFVINLELGAAPVHKAPYLRAPAELKELKTQLQEQVDKRFP from the exons atgtcGCATGCAAAGACACGCACGTTTGCCGAATTGGTTTCCCAGGTTCCTCAGGCTCTCCCTGAGGTCTCGATACCATTCAGGCCTCCAAAATGTGTTGAAGGTGAGTTCTTTGTGCAATTTACTAAGGAGGAGTTGGATCGTTCGGCTGTTCCTTTTCGGTTCtctatggttttaaaattcttaagacAAAGACCTTCTTTGGATCGCATCAGAGGGTTCATTCATAGCAGATGGGGATTAACGAATCAGCCAGTCGTTTCAGCTATGCGGAAGGCTCGGAATGTCTTTGTGCgattttcagatgaagatgatttcttgaaatcattgTCCTGTGAAAGCTGTGATATTGAAGGGGTTGCTTATAGACCCTTTCAATGGTCTACTGATTTTACTGAAGATGATGAACCATCATTGGTTCCAGTTTGGATCATGTTGCCCGGATTACCTCCAAATCTTTATCAAGAAGCGTTCTTGCGGAATATAGTTGCACCGATTGGAATCTTTTTAAGGAGAGATAATGCGACACGCTGTGCAACTCGTACTGATGGTGCAAGGGTGTGTGTTCTAATGAATATTGATCATGAGCTGATTCATTCCATTTGGATTGGGACACCGAGACATCCTAcaagcattttccaagaaattgagTATGAAACACTGCCTGCATTTTGTTCCGTGTGCAAGGTGCAAGGGCATAACGTAAAGACATGTAAGGcaaacaagaaagaaggaaagagcagCAAGAGTTTGCAGGTGATTAAGTCACGTAAAGTTTGGGTgccaaaagataaagaagatgatgcGAAGACTACAGGTCATTCGGAGAAAACCACAGAGTCCCCTGTTTTGGCATTGGAAGATGTTGAGATTGAGGTGCCGGTCTTGGATGGTGGCAAGGATGCAGGGAAGTCGAAGTTGGGGTCTGAGAGTGTTATCGAAGAAATGGAGGCCCCCGAGCAGAGGTTGATCTGTGGAGAGACTAGCGGGACTTTACAAGTGGAGGAGTTGGTCTTTTTACCAATAATAACTCAGGAGCTGTCTGCTGGAGTTGGTGGCCATTTACAACCCAGCAGGGAGGAATTCATCGAGCCAATTCCAGTAGTGGATGTTGCTGTGCAGATAGACGATGCTGTAGTGGGTGGCCAATTAGAATCAAGAAGGGTGGAAGTCATCGAGACATCATTGGTAGCAGAGGATGCTGTGCAGCTAGAGCCCAGAATTGACGTGGTGTCAAGCGGTAATATCCTAGTAGCAGAAGGAGAGGTGCAGATAGACACGGTAGATTTGCAGATGGACTCCAAATCTGAGGATGAAG AACCGTTTAGGGATGATTCTCAGTTGAACTATTGGAAGACgtttcttgaatttgatgagTGTCTTTCTAATGCAAATCAGGATGGTAAGCTTTGGTGTTTTTTGAAGGCGGGTTTGAAGGTGGAG TTTCCTCATGTGattattggggattttaatgtcatttgtaatgataatgaaAGAAGAGGTGGAAATCCTAGGATGCTAAttgcaatggaggatttttgttcctttattgatgatggcagATTTGTTGAGATGCCTTTTTCAAGTAATGGCTTTTCTTGGTGCAACGGTCGATTAGGAATGGCGCGTTCATGGGCTAGACTGGATAGAGCTTTACGTAATTCCAAGTTTAAGGATCTTTATCCGTCGGGTAGAATTCAATATCTTCCTAGGAGGACTTCAGATCACTCCCCTATG GTGGAGGTTAATGGTACGGGTTTGTGGAAGCTAGCTGCTAAATTGAAGAGGTTAAAATTGGTTCTTAAATCTTGGAACAAGGAAGTGTTTGGCTGGACAGGAAAGCATATTAAAGAGTTAGAAGCTAAAGTGGAGGAAGGTGAATTAAGACTTCAAGAATGTTACTCAGAGGATGTTGAAGCTGATGTTTTAGCGAACAAGGTTGAGCTTGATGTCTGGTTACAAAGGGAAGAGTCTCGTATTGCTCAACAAGTTAAACAAAAGTGGGTATCGCAAGGTGAGGTTTCGACTGCTTTCTTTAAAGCTTTGCAGAATAACAAACATAATATGGTAGTAGAAATGAAGCTCTCTGATGGCAGAGTGCTTAACTCGCCTGAAGATATCCATGAGGCTGCGTGTGtttattttgaggatttcctCAAAGCTAAAGCAACCAGTTCTGTGCCAGATCTGGTTGGGTTAATTTCTGAGGAAGTTTCGGAGgaggaaaatcaattttttggtagTATCCCGTCGGTTGGGGAAGTAAAAGATGCACTTTTTTCTATTCCGGTGGATAGTAGTCCGGGGCCGGATGGATTTGGCTCGGGTTTTTTTCAGCATTGTTGGTCCTTGGTGTATCAAGATTTATTGGAAGCAGTTAGTGATTTTTTTGGCGGGGCTGTCTTACCAAG GTCTTCAGTTTCGGAAATTGTTGAAGTTCTTCGTATTTATGCTGAGTGGTCTGGTCAACAG TTTACGGAAGGGGTGTTCCCAGTCAAGTACTTAGGGGTGCCTATTGTTTCTAGTAGATTAAAGTTAATTCATTTTCaggatgttattcaaaaaattcgaaagaagattgaag
- the LOC108990299 gene encoding alpha carbonic anhydrase 7-like, whose translation MKLVTQFLFCCFFIVLVLHSSRPATSQEVDDEREFDYSEKSGKGPSQWGEIHPEWSMCKDGSMQSPIDLLNERVEIVSHLGRLNRNYRPSNATLKNRGHDMMLEWEGGAGYIEINGTQYVLQQSHWHSPSEHTINGRKFDLEVHMVHESSDGKVAVVGIMYRIGRPDSFLSSMRHHLSAVAGNSEDVTAVGIVDPKNIKIGSRTYYRYIGSLTIPPCTQNIVWTIVRKVRTVTREQIRLLRVAVHDDSETNARPLQPINRRSVHLYRPSEVED comes from the exons ATGAAGCTTGTAACCCAATTCTTGTTTTGCTGTTTCTTCATTGTTCTTGTTTTGCATTCATCCCGGCCTGCAACATCTCAAGAAGTTG ATGATGAACGAGAATTTGACTACAGTGAGAAAAGTGGAAAGGGACCGTCTCAATGGGGAGAGATTCACCCAGAATGGAGCATGTGCAAAGATGGATCAATGCAATCTCCGATTGATTTGCTGAACGAAAGGGTGGAAATAGTTTCCCATTTAGGGAGACTTAATCGGAATTACCGTCCCTCTAATGCCACTCTCAAAAATCGAGGCCATGACATGATG CTGGAATGGGAAGGCGGCGCAGGATATATTGAAATAAATGGTACTCAATATGTACTCCAGCAAAGCCATTGGCACTCACCCTCTGAACACACTATCAATGGCCGGAAGTTTGATCTTGAGGTGCACATGGTCCATGAGAGTTCCGATGGAAAAGTTGCTGTGGTTGGAATTATGTACAGGATTGGACGCCCTGATTCTTTCTTGTCATCg ATGAGGCATCACTTGTCAGCCGTTGCCGGTAACAGCGAAGACGTGACAGCGGTGGGAATCGTCGACCCAAAGAACATAAAGATAGGCAGTAGAACGTATTACAGATACATTGGATCCCTTACAATTCCCCCATGTACTCAAAATATTGTATGGACCATCGTGAGAAAG GTGAGGACTGTTACACGAGAACAAATTAGGCTGCTTCGCGTGGCCGTTCATGAT GATTCAGAAACAAATGCAAGACCACTACAACCAATAAATAGGCGGTCAGTGCATCTATATAGACCAAGTGAAGTGGAAGATTAA